TCGTTGAGGAAGATCTTTGAGCCAATTGTGTAAACAATTAGAGCTAAGGTAGATACGAGTATAAATGTGAAATGATGATATAAAGCATTTATGTCTGTCGCTTGCTACTTCCTGTATCGGtgcattatatttttctcgtGAACCGACAGATCTTGAAAATTATGTTAATTCGACGAATTCGATGGTTGAGTAAAtacaattacaaaattttcaaactggCGCAGAATTATCTAtaaaattgagagaaattCGCTGGAAAATCGAATATAGCGGGGTGCAGAACGGAAAGAAATAGATTTTATCAGTTTTGGCcaaaaatagtttaaataTAGTCAAATTAAAACTTTCTACTATGATGCGTCACAATATCTATGAGAAACGAGCGGGTTTAAATATATTCGAAAAAGTGACATTTTGCGGATAATTGTGAGAAAACTGTAGTGGTAAGAAGTAATAATAAAGAGCCGGTGAGTTGACGAAGAGAATCtgtcatatgtatatatgtatctaatACGCAAAGTTCAAAACTAACAATTGCAGTAAGCGTTATAAATTATCTCTTTCGGAACGCAGCGTTCCAAACAACTGACGCGTACATTGGGTCAAGAATATTATTCCACGACGCGACGCGGTTAATTGCAGCGTATGTGATGATCGGGACTGCGTGATGTAACTGTGCAATAAACGAATGACAAAGTAATAAATGAATCTGACATGAGCAGCTGTGTACACTTGCCCGCAGTGATTCTAAGACGTCTAATTTTTTCGACGAGTCCGTTACGTTGGCAGTGCAGAATTCCCTAGACTGTTACTATGCAGAATCAGCCCGCAGCGCCACCGCCGGCCGATCACGAAACAGGCTCAGCCTTTGTAAACATAATGTAACCATAGGGATATTATACATAGAGTAGACAAGTTACAGCGGTTTGCATAAGGGGAAAGGTCGGACGGGcataaagagaaagaaaatcatgCGACCGGTTTATTCTTTTTTGCACACGCATTTACGCATGCGTCAGAAGCATAGATCCGCTCTATACCTCTGCGCAGTAAAACATTGCGCGTGCTTGTTAGAAGAGGTTAGATAGATCGCTCGATTTTCTCTTTTGTTTTATCACCCAGTCGCCTGTGCCATTCACTTGTCTACtctatgtataatatctaTGATCTACGTAACCCATGACCATCGAATCTAACTCAAACAGCACATTATGTAAAAAGGGAATAATCAGCTTTATTCCCTCTAGAAATCTTAAATTTGGCCACTTTATTGACTTGAAGAGTAAGCGTTTtgagtttttttaaatttgaaaaataaagattattgaaaatttatagtattATAGAAAGTAAtgatcaaaaattaaaaaaagaaaatgagcaAATCTGAAAACTTTGCCGGGATGCtatttttgtctcttttttcCGGTCAATAAAGTGGCCATTACAGTTGAGtcggtaataaataataaaattctacGTTCGCGAGGGTTTCATGTTTCGCAGCCGGCCGGCGGTAGCGCTGCGGATTGATTCTTTGTTGCCAACGTAAACGACTCGTCGGAAAAATTAACTGTCTCGGAATCACGGCGACCAAGTATATACGAACTGGAGGGGATCCGAGGACTGAGTAACGTTCGAGTCGTTTGAGGTCGCGGCTTCTAACGGTACGCGCTTGCGGgatacttacaattagcgaTGACTAGTTTGTATGGCTACCAGTTTTACCGTGACGCACctaaataacttgaaaaatcgatgtacTTACGTAGGTCGATTCCGCGAAAGATGCAGgagagataaaagaaaaaagctaaACGCGATAAAAAAGAGTCCCTGCTGAAACGAGGGCAGAAAGCTTCCATAGTTCGACTGTTTAGTCGCACGTACGATAAGCTATCTAGATATGTATTTCTGTCACATACGCAATGCAATACTTGTCGTATCTACAGGCGAGTACTATCTACGTAATGCGACGTCCGTATTTGAACATATGAACGCGATAAAGATCTTCATCTCGACGATTTAGGCACATCATGGGCAAAAATCTTCGATATTTGACGACGTTTTGTTTACACATCGGTAGGTGGTTTATACGCATAGAAGATGCGAGTATCTTTGGCGAAGTTACGCGGTTGCAGCGTCGGTGTTTGACTATCGTGAAGAGATATGTTACAGGGACTGTAATTAATTTGATTACTAATCGAGACGCGAGGTAAATGTATAATAGAAACTGATTGCAAACACTGGTATCTTATAAAACGCTAGTTTTTACAAAGAAAAACATACAAGGAATCACGAACATGCTGCTTCGTACGTCTATAGGCTTGTGTCGATTTCGATTCATCTCTTCGTCACTCCCCGAGCAAGGCCTTTTTATAGTGCACGCTGATATAAAGCGATAAGAAGAATGAATCgaggaaaagtaaaaaacaaattcaattaaaacgGATAAAAATCTAATTCGATAACCTATTATGCAATTCggagaaataattatacgaagttgaaaattttgtatgcgggaaaaaaattgagaccaaattgaaaaaaaaaaaaaaaaaaccacagtATTTGCAACATCGATATACACATACGAGGTCTAAGTTAGTAtaaacgttaacgtaacgagacttgttgaaaaaataaccaaTTCACAACCTTTAAATGAATTTGCaggttttgattttacaaaatatgtggTTTACTGTATTTCGAACAACGCTAAAACCGCATAATTACGATTTTACACGATTATATCAACGGTAAGAACTTCAACCTCACAAGTACAGAACGTGTCGATTGCGATTGCGACTGCGAGGAGATAAAATTCCTTCAAGGCATCCTACACTTTGTTTTTCAATCGGTGTCCAGAGTTCGGAATACACACAACGTCGGATGAAAATCAGTTCAGTGATTTCTTTCGTCAAATGCGACGGTTGGAAATGCTCGCCAAATGATCCGCACATTATTGCGAACCGAAGCAATCCGAGGAACAAATAAATCTAGCATAAAAAGAAACTGTATCTTCTATTAATAAAGACCGTGTCAACAAATACGTGCATGGAAGTCGGTCCAGCGATTTACGCAACGTTTCTCCTCGTCAGCAGTGACGAAGAAATTTGACCTCTTCGGgtgacaaaaaattagataGATAGAGAGGGACAGAAGCTCCGTGCCTAGTTACCATATTTCACCATGTTTTGGGCCTGACGGTCTGTCATACGAGCTcggaatattaaattataagtAGCTGGCTCGTTCTCCACTTTAGGGCCGATTGGTTAGAGTAAAAAATTCCTTTCTCCTTACGGTGTCAATGAACTAGCTTGCCCCTACCTCCGCAGTTGAAAAGTTATTATTCAACTATTAACGATCAATCGTTAGCATTTTCGCGAAATCTGACGTACACATAGATACCTATAACCCGGAGAAAATTTATACCGAGGTAGAAAGAATATGTCTGGGAAACGGACCGAGGAAGGAAGTGTTCGGGATAAAATTCCCGTTAATCCGGGGCGTGAAATCTGGGCTATTATATCACCTCGAGCGGAGCAAGTTGTACAGCGCATTAAATTTCGAAGCCCGAGACAAGAAGAGGAGAAACGGTACGGCGATAACGAGAGTGTGACCCGCAACAAGAGGAAACCGCAGGCGACATCTTATCTCGGTTTCTTGTCAGACACTCGGAGCAGAATGCGAGGCTCGGTTAGTTGGTGTTTTTAATTCATAGAAAAGTGATCGCTTTGTGAAATATGCACCATTTTGTCCCAGTCGGTAACGGGGAAAAATGCCGACACACGCTGTCGGTGATGATTAACGATTCGGTCTCCGGTAACGCGAACgatagttattattattattttctttctaacaACTCAACGATTGATCGAGAGCGATTAATTTGATACACGGAATTAGAGAAAttcgagagaaaatttttttctagaacTCTTTCATTCCGTTCTGAATTCCTGAActaatttggaaaaatatttcacctcGTTAGTGAGATTTATATCGATATTTATCGAGCAAACAGTAACGCGATGATTACGGTTAAAATTCTACAAGTGGTACAATGAAAACCGTGAAAAAGGCGGAAATTTCTATTGCTTAGAAAGTGTGAAGAATACTTACAGGTAATATCTTGTGCGATATTCGTTGTTCTTTAATCGTAAGAATCAAtctaaataaatttatcttcGTTCGTCGGATAAGAAAATTggcgatttttatttaaagCGAAAGCGTCggaattcgatatttttatacagttTTACGAGATTTTTTCGAGCATTTCGGGGTAGAAGATgaggacgaaaaaaataagttattctgtgaaataaaaaaatgtgtacacGTTGTTACGAATCTCATTGTAAGATTCATATTCAATTCGTGAATGAGAACTCAACTCTCCGTACCGAGGAGATACTGAAtctgtatatacatgtaatatattataactgTTCAACGACTAATCGCGTCGGAGCAATCTTTCTAGGTTACTTTCACTGTAAACTTGTATTACATATCCTTGCGTCCTGTAGATACACAGACAGACGCGATATGCTCCCACATAAAGTTtacttctctcttttctctcttgcTCGATATTCGCCAGGCTTAGGTTTCGATTCATTTGCAAGTAAGCTTTGACTAAAAGAAACCGAATCGGATCCCATTTGACTCGATAAAAACCGCGATCCCGTTGATATTCACTGATTCCTATCAATCTTATATCGGTACTCAAAGGCTAGGCATGGCTTCACCGAATGAAATTTCCCAAATCGCTGTATTGTAATAAACAAATTGCCAGGTTGAAATGTTGggtgaataaaattcataGAATTTATCGGTCAAGTTGTAAAGGAATAAAGTGAATACGTATAAAGATACGACGACTGCAAGACTACAAGACTCCAATAAAGAAAATATCCGCACTGCTTTTTAACGAAGTTGATTAATGTCTGGTAAATTGAACGTATGGctattaaattattaattcgCGAAAGGAAACCGGGTCCCGGAGTGTTACAATTCGATCGGAGGGACAGAagcagtgtttttttttttttttttattaatgtttaAATACAAACTGATCCGTACTTCCAAGTTTAATGATAAAAGTAAGAGggcgaggaagaagaagaagatctCCCTTCCCAAGTCCTCGAGCCTTTCACAATCTCGTCGGGTTCAATGTCCGGGGCGACCCGCGATCCTCGTCGGTTCAGGTGTGTAAACCGCGTATCAAGCAACCAGCCAACGGATTTTGAAGAATGCTCTACGTGCGCGCGGACACGTTCTTTGAGTGTGGTATAAGATTGTTCAGGTACGAACGGCATTTTACCCACCGGAAGAGAAGCTTCGTCACCGGCGAGGCTGACTTTGAccgtgaaacttttttcactccAATACCCGGCGCTAGGTAGGTCAGATGCTTAACCGTCGTATAGTTGGGCTAGAAATGTGAACGCGGTGAGAGGAGTTGAGACGTTGAACGTTGAGGGGATTGCTAATTAGCTAAAGATCGACGataattttgattaatttcattacgaGGTAGTTGTGCATCCGGTAtttgtgaaattattatcgtaTACGTAAGCTGTGCAGATCTCTTTAAAGATCAAAAAATAGAAAGTACTGGTGATAATTATAAACGAAAGCTTAGATATCGATGATTCGTTTTAAATCGTTGAAGAATCGATGAGAATCTAGTAGAATTTTAACCATTTCGAAGCAATTTCAAATAAAGCGTCGGTATCTGAGCCTTTGTTTCCAGTTctagtattttctattttttctatttttagaGCGATGTTCGTGGCTTACGAATATATAATAATCTGATAAGGGCTGAATGTTTAGCTGTCTCATAATAGAATTTACAGAAAGTATCGAAATTTTGTCGGCCAACCTAAATTGACGTCACgcacgaaataaaattaaatgtaTACTTAAAGTTTTTACGACAAGCTATTTAAGAGAAGAAATCAGCAACGAAGATTTAATTTGCACGCTTCGATTTTAAAATCTAGGACACCGTATAATACATCCTGTTGATTAGTCGAAAAGTAGAATCGTTGTAGAGGAGGTTGGGTTTCGTATCTCAAGAATCGGTGACGTAATTCTCTATGCATTCTACCGCAGGCCAAAAAGGTTCTCGTGATGTCAGACTCGCAATCAGCATTCGAGCCTTCGGCGTCTGAGAGCCCTGAAGCTGGATTTACAAAGAGACAGAGAAGGTCGGGACATAATATCGAGAACTAATTTAGGTCAACGCGCCTGAATTCTGAATCGAAAACATTGATACAGAAAAAAGGAGTTGGGAACCAcgaatttcagacaaaaaaaaaaaaaaaaatccggtGGTTGACAACAGTAGAGAGATTGCACAATTccatatgttttttttttatcgacaacgAAATCATTTGAACCATATTAAAATCCATTAAAATCTTTTTTATCGGTTTGttcgttggtaaaaaaaaaaaaaaaaaaaatatctgtcaAACAAGATCGTCATAGGTTAGAAATGATAAACACATGGCTTATCAAAACGTACATTATCGTTATCTAAAAGCTATTCCATTTAGATTTAGAACAGAATATGCTAAAGTCCCGAACATTATCGTAACGATGTGGTTTTGATTTatgtataaagaaaaagttgCTCACGATTGTGTCTCTCAATTAAATGTGCTTAATTTTCTCTAACTCGGGGGACATTCTGCGAACGAACGAAACTTGAATTCATTCCCTCAACTTGCGtctccttgttttttttatttatttatttatttttttcggcGATGTTTTGACTCGGTTGTACGctgtaagaaaaattcagcGCGGACTTTGATAGTTTATAATTTGGTGCCGATCTGGAACTATCCGATTCTTAACAGTATAGTAGTCCACACCGACTAATTTTCGTCAATGTGaataccgatttttttttttcacggtacGCAGGTAACATACAAGGAACGCGAAGAGCGACGAaacgattgaaataattaccTGCGAGCGGTGGCATTTTCTCCGACTGCTCCTGTTCCTGCGCCAGCTCGTTGCTGTTGGCGCTGGAGTGCGGGCGAAGGTTCGGCACGGCGACGAGGGCGAGAGAAAGCAGAAGAACCATCAGACAAGTCGCGGGCTGTGCACTTTTGTTGCTGTTCTGTATGAGGGTTTGCAGCCTCTTTAGCTGACCGGCGAGACTCTGGTTCTGGCTCTGGAGGGCCTTGATGCGTTTAAGGAGAGTCATGTTTTCCTCGGTGCACTGCTTGACGCGGTCCTCGAGGCCGTCGACGTATTCCTTTTTCCTCTTGCGCGAGTCCTGGGCGGATATCTTGTTGCGTATCTTGCGTCTGATCCTCTTGAGTTCGCGCTCCTCGTGCTTGGTGAGCGGATAGTGAGTCGGCAGGGTGATTCCCTCCTTCTGGAGCAGTCGCTTTTCCTCGCTGTTCAGCTTCAGCCGTGGATACGGCGACGTTTCCGGTTCCGAGCTCACTTCGTCGCTCGATATTCCACCCTTTTCGCTACCGGAATCGTCCTGCTTGATGCTCACCTGTTTCGGAAGTGGCGGTAATTTGACGgatgttattttttacacGACGTAGTGGGAGGGAGAGTGCCAAGGGCTGCGGAAGCTTACCGACAACGGTTTGCTGATCACGTTTCCCTGGTTGATCTTAAAGCCCTTAAGATTCCTCGCCTGCGTCGCGTTTATGATCTTTATCGTCCGGACTTCCTTCATGTCCTTCAGGCTTACCGGAAGGAGAATCGATCTCGGATTTCCCGAACCGACCGGTGTCACCCGGATCAATTGTCTAATGTTATTACGTTTGTTACTCTGAAGATTACGCAGGTTAATCGTCGCTTCCGGTGGAATTTCTGGCTGGTGCTGCGCTACGACGTCTGGAATAGTTAGAATTCGGGTTATTCGTACGTTTTGCGAACTGCATTAAGTTAtggaaatgtttgaaaatgagGATCGATCGATCAGTTTATTCTAAATCATCGACGCTGAAGTTAGAAACGTTAGTGTATCGAAACGTTGAgacaaaaattactatttaGCACCTTTAGAATacctgaaaaagttgaaattacaaaatctGAGTTTGTTGACGCTGTACTAAcggtttattaaatttcaattaatcctAAACTTGCAAAATAACGACTTTTTCCAAAGATGCGTCATCACAATAACGTTACAAATTTCAGTCCGATCTAAATCTTCGATTCTAGTTTCGCGTTCAAGGCTAAAATCCAGTAataattctcttttttttttaattttctgaaGATTCTtgtatcgaattttgaaaaaaaattcgactcGGCAATTCTTCGGAAATAGGTTTAACAAATTTTCGTGTCAAATGTGCAGAGTATTTGGTAATCGCGAAGAATATAGACCGCAGCTCGATAATGAGGTCAGAGTACCTAGATGTGAAATTGGCTGAAGACGGTTGTTGTATAACATACGTATAAGATACTAAAGCGAAACGAGGCGCGTCGCGAAATACATCGCACAGAGAATTTACATACGAGAAGATAAGGCGTCATCTGTCAGGTTAATTTACGctaaaaaacttttccgtcTTGTTTGTCAACGACGGAATAAATATCGCCTGAACAAAGTtgagagataaaaatttacgatcTAGTAATTAATGTAACACCGAAGTTGTGTTCACACCCCTTAAACGACACATCTTCGAACTACAGATAAtgttctttattttatcttgACTTCAAGCGAAGGTTGAGAACAATTTTAACGTTTTTCTTTCAGCGTACCGCGTTACTGTGAGTACAGAGTCAagtaacaatatttttctgtatACGAGCCTTGCAAGCTTTCGTCTTATTTTTTCCTTAACTTTGTTCAACGTGCTTCGACTTTGTCAATACGGAGAACCCTTTCAAATCGTGGTTATCGCAATTCCCGCGTTACCCTTTTGTAAACAACAAGACTTTTACTCACTGAAATTGAGGGTccgttgctgctgttgctgaaCGACGAAGGCCTCCCGGGATTGTCCGTCGGCGATGTTGTTCGGCTCGACAACGTTCACGAGGGTTTGTTCAAAGTCCATTTCCTCAGTCGCGTCCGTCCCAGGCGATCCGAGGTTCGAGCTCATCACCGATCTGATCGGGCTGTCGATCGGACTTTCGGGGCTTGATTCAAGGGATTGATTCGGGCTTTCTATCGGGTCGAATTCGACGAAATCCCGAGGGCTGTTCAAGTCGGAGTTGAATTCTATCTGCTCTTCCTCAATCGGCAGCAGCGGGCTCAGCTGCTGTTCGCACGAGCTTAAAGCACTCGAAAGCCCGCTGTCCGATGACGAGGAAGGAATTGCAACCAGGTCACTGTCTATCAGATCGAACTGGTTGTCCAGCTTGAATATCGAGTCCAGGAAATCGTCCGGATTCGTCGGCCATTCTTCTGTCTGAAATGCGaacaattttctttgttttaaaagtaaacgaacaaaaaaaaaaagccgcAAGTATCTTGCAGATTTTAGCAGCTGTGCAGCTAAGAATTTCACGATTTGTGGAAGATTTAGCCGATTATTCGAGTCAAATTTCTTATCGCAATTTGGTGATAAAAAATCCTCAGTTTTTGGGGGTCAGTCCAGTTTCTTCGTTCACTTTTTCTGCACAGAGcaaaaatttacgattttcagATCGTAATAGTTTTGGATTGGAACAAAACaagtttgtttaaataatggtaataaataAGGAAATTCGATACGAGGTAAACgaaattttggaagaaatctGGTCATTATTCAACTTCAGAATAATTCTAAAGGAGTTGGATTTGCGAAACGTGAATTTAGATAAGATTTGCTGAATTCCAGACCACCCTAAATTTTCGGAATGACAAGTTTTCCCAAAAATTTCTGCTCGCAATTCAAGCTGACAACTTGATTTGTTAACCAGAAAAACCGTTGAAGACTTTCTCAAATTGGAACACAATATTTGTTTCATCGCATAAATATACCTTAGaataaattgtatgaaaaatagaagtaggccgttcaaatcgaatcgaatttgCCACGTTTGCTGTATTACAGGCAAGAATAATTATTCGCAATCAATAAAGCGACCATTATATGGCGAGGGTGTAATTTACTGGCAGGACAAACAGCAGGCGCCACGATTCGCGACAGTGAAAAACGTGCGAGGGCGTGATTGACAATCGATTTATCGATGCGCGCGTTCAGGGATGCGGAAAGACGATAAGAAGCTCGTTTCTCTGCCCCCTGAGAGAAAGGTGGCGCGATTTTCAATTCGGCTATCATTTCGTATCAGTGTAACCAGTCGATcgttaaataaattctattaaaTCGTGCGCTGGACCCATACACCATAATTTGCTTCCGCCCTCGTTGGAATATACATAACAATAAATCTtcctaaaaatattcaagaaaacaaaaatataatacgaAATAGCACATAGAATTTTATGTGAAAACTGGAGTGCAATCTTTTTATCTAAcgtaattatatgtattttttttttttttttttgcaggaCATACGCggtaaataatatttctgcAAGCTGACTATGACGGCGGAAGAAGGTGGGAAGGAAAGTTATCAGAGTGTGGGAGGATCGTACGAAGGTACGCATTTCTTTATTTGTCTTCTTTTAGGTCAGTTCTTGcaaatttctctcatctcGCTGTCTCTCTTTATCCCTCTGTCATTATCTCTCTTCGCCGCGTAGCTATTGTATCCTTTCTTTTTTGGAATAGTTCGATTATCGAATCAATTGGTTGGAGAAACGATGAACCGAAATCGCAGATTAATCGGTTAATCAAAAATCCATGTACAGCTTTAATCAGTACATGGATTGAGTCCGTGCCTCGGTCCATAAATTTCTGGTCAGAAACTGGAAACTTCCGGGAGCGAGCTTTTGGACGAGCAGGTTTATCGATCTTCTTTGAGAACGACCAGAGAAAAGTGGCAGGTGCAGTCGCGATGTGAGATGACCGTTGGGTCAACAACCTAAAACTATTAGCTAAAAATGGTTATTTTACGATGAAATCAAAGAAAATGTTGATGCTTGGGCTTGCTtgcctaaatattttcaccaactTTAGGTGCACGCTGTATAACGTATACATTTACGGTACCGCGAAAGatgattcatttgaaaaataattatttttattggaCCAGACTATGTATCGCAAGTTTCTATTTATTCCTACCAATTGACGCTGCACAACATCGACGTATAATTTAAACAGTTCAGCGCAAGGATAATAAACAAGGTGACGATAAACCGCGTTGTCAAAATTGTTTTATCGATTTTTGTTGGGTTTTGCGGCGTTATCATTATACAATTTAACATCGCGATGGGAACCGACTCTGTAGAAACAATAATACTTGTATTTAAAATACGTGTATGCACGA
This genomic stretch from Neodiprion pinetum isolate iyNeoPine1 chromosome 6, iyNeoPine1.2, whole genome shotgun sequence harbors:
- the LOC124221163 gene encoding cyclic AMP-responsive element-binding protein 3-like protein 1, whose amino-acid sequence is MSLSSDMSLMDLLFDREDPMLKDVKHESVLMDDDCRDDAIATEEWPTNPDDFLDSIFKLDNQFDLIDSDLVAIPSSSSDSGLSSALSSCEQQLSPLLPIEEEQIEFNSDLNSPRDFVEFDPIESPNQSLESSPESPIDSPIRSVMSSNLGSPGTDATEEMDFEQTLVNVVEPNNIADGQSREAFVVQQQQQRTLNFNVVAQHQPEIPPEATINLRNLQSNKRNNIRQLIRVTPVGSGNPRSILLPVSLKDMKEVRTIKIINATQARNLKGFKINQGNVISKPLSVSIKQDDSGSEKGGISSDEVSSEPETSPYPRLKLNSEEKRLLQKEGITLPTHYPLTKHEERELKRIRRKIRNKISAQDSRKRKKEYVDGLEDRVKQCTEENMTLLKRIKALQSQNQSLAGQLKRLQTLIQNSNKSAQPATCLMVLLLSLALVAVPNLRPHSSANSNELAQEQEQSEKMPPLAGRSRSLLYTKQLLGEDLQLQCGEELLQEVEGLLDHDYNSPALAVPAQKRPRLDPDPASKMTSPYEYVGGTLGQGSGGDVKPGRRFIEPPLDDVWPPPKPGGEAATKIVDKLEALTNELKINISDADGTRTVLLKVPQEQ